The sequence below is a genomic window from Glandiceps talaboti chromosome 14, keGlaTala1.1, whole genome shotgun sequence.
ACTAGAGTCCCTGAAAATTAGTAAAAAATCATGGAAGTTTCGAATAAAAACTCTTAAACAAGGAAGATGTACGGAAGATACTCATGAACACACGATCGACCCGCCAATACTTGTAATACGAGCTAATACTTATTAAATacacacaaagaaaataaaatggaatgaGATCttccaatattttgataaaattttgtttttatttacgtAGTTTACGAAGAGCTATCTCAGCTGGCTGACGATCTCTACTTTGGTGACGTCAACGCTGCAAGAGATGAAGATGTAACTCTCGACATACAGGGGTTTATCTCCAACCCAAACACCATCGCTGATCTATCCCCTAACAAGTATGCTATTAATTTAATTAACACTATCGCCGATCTATCCCCTAAGAAGTATATTATATTCATGTTTACTGTTCAACACATCTTTATGATGCAACCACTAGAAACAAGAAACTATACGTTACACTGTAAGATATCAAGATGAATACAGTTACTTGCATTGTTATATTTGGCGTATATGAAATGAAGCAAATTGTCACATGCAGGCATCAATAtctaacatcaaaatattggcgCCAACTTGTCCGtttttgaaatggtttatttcattcaaattaaatGTAGCAGGAAATTACGATCTTGCTATTTTAATGTAGGATGGATAATCTCTTATTTGTTTCTCTGTGGTTGCATCAAGCAGAgccagtaaccatggtaacaggcTGTGCGTGTTCGATATAAAGAACAACATCTCCCAGTATGTTATATAACGTATAAAATCCCCAACAACATCAATCCTACAGTAAAGTAGGACTTATTTCCGCTGTGATCCAAATTTCATGGACAAAGATATTTCTAAAATCTTGACAGTACTACCACCTCACGTTTGAATTCTTTACTACTTTCTAGTTTGTTTTCTTACTTCAACGAGGATCTCTTTAATATTCCAACATACGGGTCCTTTAAAACACTACTTGACAACTACATACGTCACACTGGAAATGCAGAGGATGTTACATCTGAGGAATTGGAAGAAAGTCAATTATTTTTAGACTTGGTAATGGACTCGTATGTCATGCAACGAGCTCACGAGTATCTCGTCTATAAAGGTACGTAACACAAGAGAATTGTGGTATGTAGGTTGGacaacaacacaatacaacacaacgcaacacaacacaacacaacacaacacaacacaacacaacacaacacaacacaacacaacacaacacaacacaacacaacacaacaacaacaacaacaacaacgacgacgacgacgacgacgacgacgaagacGAAAAATTGAACGTAACACATTTGTTCTTAGATTCATCacgtatgtaatatgtatgtgtgtgtgtgtgcgtgtgtgtgtgtgtgtgtgtgtgtgtgtgtgtgtgtgtgtgtgtgtgtgtgtgtgcacatgtgtggTGTACGGATTGACAATAGGGCCTAAACAATTGAGTGGTTCCGATCGATCACACTCAATTTaagaataggtgaggtaggtagattttttaatcaTGTTCGAATGTCTAGTtcatgtagttatgtttttttctgttattttccatatggtctctatgttattggtttttacccatcagatgtacagttattaaagattggaagaacagttttgtattgtccTTTTAAATTTTACCAGTTtccgcattcactatttctcgcgaaACTTCACAAGTTTTCgcaatgttattatttttttctaagtATAAACCTAGGTGAGGTTGGGTAACCAGAATCATacagtttgtttgtgtgtgagtgtacgTGATAAACGTGCATGTGGATTGATGGATATGATTTCCATCTTggacattaaaaaataaacacGACACATTTTTACTAAAAACAAATCAACAGGTTTAGTAGATCCTGATTATGAAGTCAACTTCCGGGAAGAATTGGAAACTATCTGGTTCCATCTGTACACTCGTTCAAGTGGACCACTGGATTCATCTGGCTTTGAGCATGTCTTTGTTGGTGAAGTGAAAAATAACGACGTCTCCGGCTTCCATAACTGGATCCAGTTTTATCTTGAAGAGCGTGATAATCTTGCtgattaccatggttacacaaACGTCAAAGACGTAGGTCATCATTTTACTACACTTTGAAAGtgagattataaagtgacataattcaaagtttatttatctactatttttcaaagaaataaaatatcttCATGATATATTCATTAGCTGATTTAGAATACATTTGCCGTGTTGTTTATCAGGATAGAAGTACGTATAATTGTAACTTTTGTGTCAGAAACAAACGAAGTTGAAGACCAACATAAAACTTGTCAGACTTGATAGGCGTAACAGCCAGCTGATTAAATCCattctctccctctctctctctctctctctctctctctctctctctctctctctctctctctctctctctctctctctctctctctctctctctctctctctctctctctctctctctcgctcgctcgctctctctctctctctctctcgctctctctctctctctctctctctctctctctctctctctctctctctctctctctctctctctctctctctctctctctctccaatccATGACACCTCTCCCTTCTTTCACTTCGCAGCCTGACACCCTTGGTTTACAGTTTGAATGGGACAGTTACTACAAGAAGATAAGCTCCGTCTTCGTCAACAGAAGTCCTGAGTTCGAATTAGCCATCTTTACCGTTTG
It includes:
- the LOC144445790 gene encoding uridylate-specific endoribonuclease-like translates to MIKIGFLALVCLAVVSAQDLTSCENRCNFPYNAPDDCHCNTLCDYYGNCCPDYEDHCAGMTSSCVNRCGENYNNLNECHCDDQCSTAGNCCDDYDAICPNVYEELSQLADDLYFGDVNAARDEDVTLDIQGFISNPNTIADLSPNNLFSYFNEDLFNIPTYGSFKTLLDNYIRHTGNAEDVTSEELEESQLFLDLVMDSYVMQRAHEYLVYKGLVDPDYEVNFREELETIWFHLYTRSSGPLDSSGFEHVFVGEVKNNDVSGFHNWIQFYLEERDNLADYHGYTNVKDPDTLGLQFEWDSYYKKISSVFVNRSPEFELAIFTVCFKQYPDRLCRFDMAGHPVQIQTWKQENKFVGSAYVVA